One Synechococcus sp. JA-2-3B'a(2-13) genomic window carries:
- a CDS encoding LmeA family phospholipid-binding protein, producing MLLTSCHRPSPDPSPLQTQSATCRRQRLSQAGQRLGFALLLSLPTMFWPWPGFAQIAGSLLSPLVAAWIRSEVQRVDNLQVQIVGSDAQILNGQIPQAQVSGDNLSYQGFQVSHLRLRGQDIRLNVGEAIQGRSPLRLLAPVPVQVSLRLTEEDLNRTLQAPLIQAQLAQAQVQLPVGGQVVPFLIRQPQVTLEQGRLRIQANLTTPEGVEAPVTVLTGLEAQGPNRLRLVNPLWVSEGQEIPIPGLADFPIQLDPGVRIDRLEVQPGQILYEGILTIYPEVATVPQG from the coding sequence GTGCTGCTCACGTCTTGCCATCGGCCCAGTCCAGATCCGTCTCCTCTCCAAACCCAATCGGCAACCTGTCGCCGCCAACGGCTCTCGCAAGCGGGGCAGCGGCTGGGGTTTGCATTGCTGCTCAGCCTACCCACCATGTTTTGGCCTTGGCCCGGATTTGCCCAAATTGCCGGATCCCTTCTCAGCCCTTTGGTGGCGGCTTGGATCCGTTCGGAGGTGCAGAGGGTCGATAACCTGCAAGTGCAAATTGTCGGCTCTGACGCCCAGATTTTGAATGGGCAGATCCCTCAGGCCCAGGTGTCGGGAGACAACCTCAGCTATCAAGGCTTTCAGGTCAGCCATCTGCGGCTGCGGGGCCAGGATATTCGCCTCAATGTGGGCGAAGCCATCCAGGGACGGAGCCCGCTGCGGCTATTGGCCCCTGTGCCGGTGCAGGTGAGTTTACGCCTCACCGAGGAAGACCTGAACCGCACCCTTCAGGCTCCCCTCATCCAAGCCCAACTGGCCCAGGCCCAGGTGCAGTTGCCCGTTGGGGGCCAAGTGGTGCCCTTTCTCATCCGCCAGCCTCAGGTCACGCTGGAACAGGGTCGGCTGCGCATCCAGGCCAACCTGACCACTCCCGAAGGGGTGGAAGCGCCGGTGACGGTGCTGACCGGCCTAGAAGCCCAAGGTCCCAACCGGTTGCGGCTGGTCAATCCCCTCTGGGTGAGCGAAGGCCAAGAGATCCCCATCCCCGGCCTGGCCGATTTCCCCATTCAGTTGGATCCGGGCGTGCGCATCGACCGCCTGGAGGTGCAGCCCGGCCAAATCCTCTACGAAGGGATCCTGACCATTTACCCAGAAGTCGCAACCGTGCCGCAGGGATAG
- a CDS encoding NAD(P)/FAD-dependent oxidoreductase produces the protein MPRSEGIPFSTCPATGRLSGTEHFGVAQQDVLPIARMRKGLYPASTYDPACPVGSYWDSTIADPGWRHPAPLQEQVSAEVVIVGGGLTGLSTALHLARDHGIHACLLEAGSLGWGASGRNGGFCGVGASHLTHTQMVRRVGLAETERYYRDQWQAVETVQELAASEGFSLEAQGQGCYAVAHRPQAWSELEAEYQICTQVAGYPAQLLNPKELRERGFNSQENHGALHIGVGFGLNPLKLTQGLAQVAHRWGAKLYSGSPVTAWEKVGSQHICHTPGGTVRARHLVIATNGYTPEALYPQLAGSLLPALSNILVTRPLTPQEQKAQGWWDPTPLYDMRRLLFYYRLLPDGRLLFGGRGGTRDTPTERQQLRTWMTRQLYRLFPAWEGVEIEYAWNGLVCLSRQFHPHIGPSPADPSLWYGLAYHGSGVATAVWAGKMLAQEIAGIPSQMSALFRQPPRAFPLPWLRLHYLRLGYLWWQLTDG, from the coding sequence TTGCCCAGGAGTGAGGGGATCCCCTTCAGCACTTGTCCTGCGACCGGTCGCCTCAGCGGTACCGAGCACTTCGGCGTTGCCCAGCAAGATGTTCTTCCCATTGCTCGTATGAGAAAGGGCCTTTATCCTGCCAGCACCTACGATCCTGCCTGCCCGGTCGGCAGCTACTGGGACAGCACGATAGCAGATCCCGGCTGGCGGCATCCGGCACCTTTGCAGGAGCAGGTGAGCGCTGAGGTGGTCATTGTGGGGGGAGGATTGACGGGGCTATCGACGGCTCTGCACCTGGCCCGCGACCACGGCATCCATGCTTGTCTGCTGGAGGCGGGATCCCTGGGTTGGGGGGCCTCGGGACGCAACGGTGGCTTTTGCGGGGTGGGGGCGAGCCACCTTACCCACACCCAGATGGTGCGGCGGGTGGGCCTGGCAGAGACAGAGCGCTACTACCGGGATCAATGGCAGGCAGTGGAAACCGTTCAGGAGCTGGCGGCCAGCGAGGGCTTCTCCCTAGAGGCTCAGGGACAGGGCTGCTATGCAGTGGCCCATCGTCCACAGGCATGGTCGGAGTTAGAGGCCGAGTACCAGATCTGTACTCAGGTGGCGGGCTACCCGGCCCAGCTCCTCAACCCCAAAGAGCTGCGGGAACGCGGCTTCAACAGCCAAGAGAACCACGGCGCTTTGCACATCGGGGTGGGGTTTGGCCTCAACCCCCTCAAGCTCACCCAAGGACTGGCCCAAGTGGCCCACCGGTGGGGGGCAAAACTGTACAGCGGCAGTCCGGTCACGGCCTGGGAAAAGGTGGGATCCCAACACATCTGTCACACGCCGGGAGGAACGGTGCGCGCTCGGCACTTGGTCATTGCCACCAATGGCTACACCCCAGAGGCCCTGTATCCCCAACTGGCGGGATCCCTGTTGCCGGCACTGTCCAACATCCTGGTCACCCGACCTCTAACGCCTCAGGAGCAGAAAGCGCAGGGGTGGTGGGATCCGACGCCGCTCTACGACATGCGGCGGCTGCTGTTCTATTACCGTCTGCTGCCGGATGGGCGCCTGCTGTTTGGGGGACGGGGTGGCACCCGCGATACCCCGACGGAGCGACAGCAGTTGCGCACTTGGATGACCCGACAGCTCTATCGTCTTTTCCCTGCTTGGGAAGGGGTGGAGATCGAGTACGCCTGGAATGGACTGGTCTGCCTTTCTCGGCAGTTTCACCCCCATATTGGCCCTTCGCCGGCGGATCCCAGCCTGTGGTACGGCTTGGCCTATCACGGCAGCGGTGTGGCCACAGCAGTGTGGGCGGGCAAAATGCTGGCCCAGGAGATTGCCGGGATCCCTTCTCAGATGAGCGCTCTGTTTCGCCAGCCGCCCCGCGCTTTCCCTTTGCCCTGGCTACGGCTTCACTATCTGCGGCTGGGGTATCTCTGGTGGCAGTTGACGGATGGATAG
- a CDS encoding nucleotidyltransferase family protein yields MANEPKLHALILAAGFSTRMGEPKAFLPWKDGQTLLSYQIFQWRQAGFQPWVVLGSQHLAAAQPHLAGAEVLVNSAPELGKTHSIRVGVEGIPADFQVLAISAVDQPRPAWIYHSLLEYHLRHRAWVTVPVHRGRRGHPTLIDRRLREKLLDLREETLGLRRLLQDLGRRVQEVELYTPEIFLDCNTPADMEAAAAGCDSVAQE; encoded by the coding sequence TTGGCAAATGAGCCGAAGCTGCATGCGCTGATCTTGGCGGCTGGGTTTTCCACGCGGATGGGAGAGCCGAAAGCCTTTCTGCCCTGGAAAGACGGGCAAACCCTGCTCTCTTACCAGATTTTTCAGTGGCGACAGGCGGGGTTTCAACCCTGGGTGGTGCTGGGATCCCAGCATTTGGCGGCAGCCCAACCCCACTTGGCAGGGGCAGAGGTGCTGGTCAATTCGGCTCCTGAGCTGGGCAAGACCCACTCCATTCGGGTAGGGGTGGAAGGGATCCCTGCCGATTTTCAGGTGCTGGCCATTTCGGCGGTGGATCAGCCCCGTCCGGCGTGGATCTACCACAGCTTGCTGGAGTACCATCTGCGCCATCGCGCTTGGGTTACTGTGCCGGTGCATCGAGGACGACGGGGGCACCCTACCCTGATCGACAGGCGCTTGCGGGAAAAGCTGTTGGATCTCCGAGAAGAAACCCTGGGCCTGCGCCGGTTGTTGCAGGATCTGGGCAGGCGGGTACAGGAGGTGGAGCTCTACACTCCTGAGATCTTCCTGGACTGCAATACCCCTGCCGATATGGAGGCCGCTGCTGCCGGTTGCGACAGCGTTGCCCAGGAGTGA
- the tatC gene encoding twin-arginine translocase subunit TatC encodes MTLMEHLEELRSRLLASVIAVAICIIACFAVVNRIVALLEVPARGVTFLQLAPGEYFFVSVKVAAYSGLLLATPFLLYQIARFVLPGLSVKERKLLGPVVLGSSLLFVAGLVFAYYLLIPAALNFFIRYGEGVVDQAWSIDRYFEFVLLLLFSTGLAFQVPILQALLGALGLVTAEQMFKGWRYVVLGAVVAGAILTPSTDPLTQSLLAGAVTFLYLFGILLVKLLGK; translated from the coding sequence ATGACCTTGATGGAGCACTTGGAAGAGCTGCGCAGCCGCCTGTTGGCCAGCGTGATCGCGGTGGCGATCTGCATCATCGCCTGCTTTGCCGTGGTGAATCGCATTGTCGCCCTGCTGGAGGTGCCCGCTCGGGGGGTTACCTTTTTGCAACTGGCGCCGGGGGAGTATTTTTTCGTTTCTGTGAAGGTGGCGGCCTACTCGGGGTTATTGCTGGCCACGCCCTTTTTGCTCTACCAAATTGCCCGCTTCGTCTTGCCGGGTCTGAGCGTGAAGGAGCGCAAGCTGCTGGGGCCGGTGGTGCTGGGATCCAGCCTTCTCTTTGTGGCCGGCTTGGTCTTTGCCTACTATCTCCTCATTCCGGCGGCGCTCAACTTTTTCATTCGCTACGGCGAAGGGGTGGTGGATCAGGCTTGGTCCATCGACCGCTACTTTGAGTTTGTGCTGCTGCTGCTGTTCAGCACCGGCCTGGCCTTTCAGGTGCCGATTTTGCAGGCGCTGCTGGGGGCGCTGGGTCTGGTGACTGCCGAGCAGATGTTCAAGGGCTGGCGCTACGTGGTTCTGGGCGCGGTGGTGGCGGGGGCCATTCTCACCCCCTCGACGGATCCCCTTACCCAGAGCCTTTTGGCCGGGGCTGTGACGTTTCTATATTTGTTTGGCATTCTGCTGGTGAAGCTCCTTGGCAAATGA
- a CDS encoding amino acid ABC transporter permease translates to MPSSLSSPLIEEEKVLPPTEKQSPLAWVRRNLFDSWLSTLLTLVSALVLAWAISLFWNWAFTQARWEVIPANLKIFASGTYPSSQLWRVWAVLGIVLATLGVAGGTWGGVLLHYLILLGAAMGLAAFLPLGTQSQGWLAVCSGATFAAIALSRGRESWRLASIWVWALILPLCLELLLGNLGPNWPAVRTEQLSGLLLTLILAAAAMIIGFPIGVLLALGRANRALPVIRIFCTLVIELVRGVPLTTILFAAWLLVPFFLGGISVNLIIRAEVAFILFTAVYVAEDVRGGLQSIPLGQLEAARALGLNPFQVTALVILPQALRAAVPALVNEFLTLFKDTSLVFIVGLIDLLQAGRVVFTNPNWLGTQREVLFFIGLIYFICCFAMAYAAQQVEKALGLGKR, encoded by the coding sequence ATGCCCAGCAGTCTCTCCTCTCCGCTTATAGAAGAAGAAAAGGTACTCCCCCCCACGGAGAAACAAAGTCCGCTGGCTTGGGTGCGTCGCAACCTGTTTGACTCCTGGTTGAGCACCTTGCTCACCTTGGTCTCCGCCTTGGTATTGGCTTGGGCAATTTCCCTGTTCTGGAACTGGGCGTTCACCCAAGCCCGCTGGGAAGTGATCCCGGCCAACCTCAAAATCTTTGCCAGCGGCACCTACCCCAGCAGCCAACTGTGGCGGGTGTGGGCGGTGCTGGGGATTGTACTGGCCACCCTAGGGGTAGCGGGGGGGACTTGGGGCGGTGTGCTGCTGCACTACCTCATTCTCTTGGGAGCTGCTATGGGCTTAGCCGCGTTCCTGCCTTTGGGAACCCAGTCGCAGGGGTGGCTGGCGGTTTGCTCTGGAGCGACTTTTGCCGCTATTGCCCTCAGTCGCGGACGGGAATCCTGGCGGCTGGCTTCCATCTGGGTTTGGGCCCTGATCTTGCCCCTCTGTCTGGAGCTGCTGCTGGGCAACCTGGGCCCCAATTGGCCGGCAGTGCGAACCGAGCAACTGTCTGGACTGCTGCTTACCTTGATCTTGGCGGCAGCCGCCATGATCATCGGCTTTCCCATCGGGGTGTTGCTGGCATTGGGCCGAGCCAATCGGGCGTTGCCGGTGATCCGGATCTTCTGCACGCTGGTGATCGAGCTGGTGCGGGGGGTGCCCCTGACCACCATTCTGTTTGCCGCCTGGCTGTTGGTGCCCTTCTTTCTGGGGGGGATCAGCGTCAACCTGATCATCAGGGCGGAGGTGGCCTTCATCTTGTTTACAGCCGTGTACGTGGCCGAGGACGTGCGGGGCGGCCTGCAGTCAATCCCGCTGGGCCAGCTAGAAGCGGCACGGGCACTCGGCTTGAACCCCTTTCAAGTGACGGCTCTGGTGATTTTGCCCCAGGCACTGCGGGCAGCCGTTCCGGCGCTGGTGAACGAGTTCCTCACCCTCTTCAAAGACACGTCGCTGGTGTTCATTGTCGGCCTCATCGACCTGCTGCAGGCGGGGCGCGTGGTGTTCACCAACCCCAACTGGCTAGGCACCCAGCGGGAAGTGCTGTTTTTTATCGGCCTAATCTACTTCATCTGCTGTTTTGCCATGGCCTATGCCGCCCAGCAGGTGGAAAAGGCGCTGGGCTTGGGCAAGCGCTAA
- a CDS encoding amino acid ABC transporter permease, translating to MTSLSDQSHLRPPWWRNERILKVLLQVAFVVAVLLVFGILAQNLLASMRRLGISLGFRFLGNSANFGITEGLIPYDPSESYLKALAVGAVNTLWLSAVSIVLATAMGFVLGMARLSSNWLARQLATVITEIFRNVPVLLIVIFWYQGVILTLPGVRNSLSIGGLVFINQRGVKLPGLDPSGWLVPALAIVIAAGWGIRKLLLARRPELGSRQRNLWVAAGVALLAVACWVLFPEPPVRLDVPVLERFNFRGGIQLSAEFTAMMLGLVTYTGCYIAEVVRGSFLAVPRGQWEAARAVGLSELQTFRLVIVPQALRIMIPSLNTQYLTLIKNSSLAIAVGFSDLFNISSTIINQSGRSVEMFAILMATYLTFNLVVSYGMNWLNARVKLVER from the coding sequence ATGACTTCTCTGTCCGACCAGTCCCACCTTCGCCCCCCCTGGTGGCGGAATGAGCGCATCCTAAAAGTTCTGCTGCAGGTGGCCTTTGTCGTGGCCGTGCTGCTGGTGTTCGGGATCCTCGCCCAAAATCTCCTCGCCAGCATGCGTCGCCTGGGCATCAGCTTGGGATTCCGCTTTTTGGGCAACTCTGCCAACTTTGGGATCACCGAGGGGCTGATCCCCTACGACCCTTCCGAGAGCTACCTGAAGGCTCTGGCGGTGGGAGCGGTGAACACCCTCTGGCTGTCGGCAGTCAGCATTGTGTTGGCGACGGCGATGGGCTTTGTCCTGGGGATGGCTCGCCTCTCCAGCAACTGGCTGGCCCGCCAATTGGCTACCGTCATCACCGAGATCTTTCGCAATGTCCCGGTGCTGCTGATCGTGATCTTCTGGTACCAGGGGGTGATCCTCACTCTGCCGGGGGTGCGCAACAGTCTCTCCATCGGCGGGCTTGTCTTTATCAACCAGCGGGGAGTGAAGCTGCCCGGGTTGGATCCCAGCGGCTGGCTGGTTCCCGCGCTGGCCATTGTAATCGCGGCTGGGTGGGGGATCCGCAAGCTGCTCCTGGCCCGTCGCCCCGAGCTGGGATCCCGGCAGCGGAACCTGTGGGTGGCTGCGGGGGTGGCGCTGCTGGCGGTGGCCTGCTGGGTGCTCTTCCCAGAGCCGCCGGTGCGGCTGGATGTCCCGGTACTGGAGCGCTTTAACTTCCGGGGCGGGATCCAACTTTCGGCGGAGTTTACCGCCATGATGCTGGGCTTGGTGACCTACACCGGCTGCTACATTGCCGAAGTGGTGCGGGGATCCTTTTTGGCGGTGCCGCGGGGGCAGTGGGAGGCGGCCCGGGCCGTCGGCCTGTCGGAGCTGCAAACCTTTCGCTTGGTGATTGTGCCCCAGGCCCTGCGGATCATGATCCCCTCGTTGAACACTCAGTATCTCACCCTGATCAAAAACTCCAGCTTGGCCATTGCCGTTGGCTTTTCCGATCTGTTCAACATCAGCAGCACCATCATCAATCAGTCGGGACGCTCGGTGGAGATGTTCGCCATCCTCATGGCCACCTATCTGACCTTCAACCTGGTGGTTTCCTACGGCATGAACTGGCTCAATGCCCGCGTCAAATTGGTGGAGCGCTAA
- a CDS encoding amino acid ABC transporter substrate-binding protein, whose amino-acid sequence MNGLAPLAGALALSMGLQSLPAWAQLGPLTDRIKARGELICGVNNQLPGFGNLDDQGKYVGFDIDICRAVAAALFGDPDKVRYVYLTAANRQSAIQSGEVDMISRNTTWTLTRDREWAVTFGPTTYYDGQGFMVRKSLGVEKLEDLNGATICVIAGTTTELNLADTFRARGIAFTPVTFDGDDSSFNAYEEGRCDAITSDQSALISRRASLASPDDHVILPEVISKEPLGPLVPHGDESFSDIMNWTVYALFYAEEKGITSANVDEFLKSEDPDIRRFLGQEGNLGELLGLKPDWVVNVIKAVGNYGEIFNRHLTPLGVPRGLNQPYTKGGIQYAPPFR is encoded by the coding sequence TTGAACGGATTGGCTCCCTTGGCCGGGGCACTGGCGTTGTCTATGGGCCTGCAGTCCCTTCCCGCTTGGGCGCAGCTGGGGCCGCTCACCGACCGCATCAAGGCTCGGGGCGAGTTGATCTGTGGGGTAAACAACCAACTGCCCGGATTCGGCAACCTGGATGACCAAGGCAAGTATGTGGGTTTTGATATCGACATCTGCCGGGCAGTAGCTGCCGCTCTCTTTGGAGATCCGGACAAGGTTCGATACGTCTACCTGACGGCGGCCAATCGCCAGTCTGCGATTCAGTCGGGCGAGGTCGATATGATTAGCCGCAACACCACCTGGACCCTCACTCGGGATCGCGAGTGGGCGGTGACCTTCGGCCCCACCACCTACTACGACGGCCAAGGATTTATGGTGCGGAAGTCGCTGGGGGTGGAAAAGCTGGAAGACCTGAACGGGGCCACCATCTGTGTGATTGCCGGCACCACCACCGAGCTGAACTTGGCGGATACCTTCCGCGCCCGTGGCATTGCCTTTACGCCAGTAACTTTCGACGGCGATGATTCCTCTTTCAACGCCTACGAAGAGGGCCGTTGCGATGCCATCACCAGCGACCAAAGCGCCCTCATCTCCCGCCGGGCCAGCTTGGCTTCTCCCGACGACCACGTGATCTTGCCGGAGGTGATCTCCAAAGAGCCCTTGGGGCCGCTGGTTCCCCACGGAGATGAGAGTTTCTCCGACATTATGAACTGGACGGTCTACGCCCTCTTCTATGCAGAAGAAAAGGGGATCACCAGCGCCAATGTGGACGAGTTCCTCAAGTCCGAGGATCCCGACATTCGCCGCTTCTTGGGCCAGGAAGGCAACCTGGGAGAGCTGCTGGGCCTGAAGCCGGATTGGGTGGTCAATGTCATCAAGGCGGTGGGCAACTACGGCGAGATCTTCAACCGCCACCTGACCCCCTTGGGCGTGCCGCGGGGCTTGAACCAGCCCTACACCAAAGGTGGGATCCAGTACGCGCCGCCTTTCCGCTGA
- a CDS encoding amino acid ABC transporter ATP-binding protein: MQGSPHIRSSLSPQSAASADIIQCEDVHKWYGDFHVLKGITTRIRRGEVVVVCGPSGSGKSTFIRTLNRLEEHQRGRIVVDGIELTSDLRNIDAIRREVGMVFQQFNLFPHLTVLQNVTLGPIHVKKMKKSEAIERAMELLSRVGIAEQAEKYPGQLSGGQQQRVAIARALAMNPAVMLFDEPTSALDPEMIKEVLDVMRELARSGMTMVCVTHEMGFAREVADRIIFFDRGKIVEENTPQEFFSNPKEERSRLFLSQILSH; encoded by the coding sequence ATGCAAGGATCCCCGCACATAAGGTCTTCACTCTCTCCGCAAAGTGCAGCCAGCGCTGACATTATCCAATGCGAAGATGTTCACAAATGGTACGGCGATTTCCACGTCCTCAAGGGCATTACCACCCGCATCCGCCGCGGAGAGGTGGTGGTGGTCTGTGGGCCTTCAGGTTCGGGCAAGTCAACGTTTATTCGCACGTTGAACCGCTTAGAAGAACACCAGAGAGGGCGCATTGTGGTAGATGGCATTGAGCTAACCAGCGACCTGCGCAACATCGATGCCATTCGCCGCGAGGTGGGCATGGTTTTTCAACAGTTCAACCTGTTTCCCCATCTCACGGTTTTGCAAAATGTAACCCTTGGCCCAATCCACGTGAAAAAGATGAAAAAAAGTGAGGCGATAGAGCGGGCTATGGAACTGCTAAGCCGCGTGGGGATCGCCGAGCAAGCAGAAAAATACCCGGGGCAACTTTCGGGGGGGCAGCAGCAGCGGGTGGCGATTGCCCGCGCCTTGGCCATGAATCCGGCGGTGATGCTCTTCGATGAGCCCACCTCGGCCTTGGATCCAGAGATGATCAAGGAGGTGCTGGACGTGATGCGGGAGTTGGCCCGCTCGGGGATGACCATGGTGTGTGTAACCCACGAGATGGGCTTTGCCCGCGAGGTGGCGGATCGGATTATCTTCTTCGACCGCGGCAAGATCGTGGAGGAAAACACCCCCCAAGAGTTTTTCAGCAATCCGAAAGAAGAGCGCTCCCGCCTGTTTTTATCCCAGATCCTTTCCCACTAG
- a CDS encoding class I SAM-dependent methyltransferase, whose product MIKAVENYPLQDPLEQALWDWHRGEAKGSLLLHAYGLEGIPLAEEPQVVSPEVFFTQELPEVEAMALDLCRGRVLDIGAGTGRHSLLLQEEGLAVAALDRSPVALQIMAERGVRCRIAADLFHWAGPGEPFDTLLLLMNGVGLAGSLSGLERFLRLARHWVQPTGQLLLDSTDLSDASDLADLRNLPAEEGGRLENLEDPSGKLAAPAHLEAGGSEDWQEGSEAKAKVVNFVAEYNGQRGDPFPWLFVDPETLLQCAHANGWQGQIVYQEPEGAFLARLTPF is encoded by the coding sequence ATGATAAAGGCTGTCGAGAATTACCCACTTCAGGATCCCTTAGAGCAAGCCCTATGGGACTGGCACCGAGGAGAGGCCAAGGGATCCCTGCTCTTGCATGCCTACGGCCTGGAGGGGATCCCGTTGGCGGAAGAGCCCCAGGTGGTCTCCCCAGAGGTGTTCTTCACCCAGGAGCTGCCGGAGGTGGAGGCCATGGCTTTGGATCTATGCCGCGGTCGGGTGCTGGACATCGGCGCCGGCACGGGCCGCCACAGCCTGCTGCTGCAGGAGGAAGGATTGGCCGTGGCTGCCTTGGATCGCTCCCCGGTGGCGTTGCAGATCATGGCAGAGCGGGGGGTGCGCTGCCGCATTGCCGCCGATCTTTTCCACTGGGCGGGGCCAGGAGAGCCCTTCGATACCCTACTCCTGCTGATGAACGGCGTCGGCTTGGCGGGATCCCTGTCGGGCTTGGAGCGTTTTTTGCGCCTGGCTCGCCACTGGGTTCAGCCCACTGGCCAGTTGCTCCTGGATTCCACCGATTTGAGCGATGCCAGCGACCTCGCAGATCTGCGGAATCTGCCGGCAGAAGAGGGAGGGCGTTTAGAAAACTTGGAAGATCCCTCTGGCAAGCTGGCCGCTCCTGCCCACCTCGAAGCAGGTGGCTCAGAAGATTGGCAGGAAGGGAGCGAGGCAAAAGCCAAGGTAGTGAACTTTGTAGCCGAGTACAACGGCCAGCGGGGGGATCCCTTTCCCTGGCTATTTGTAGATCCGGAAACCCTGCTGCAGTGTGCCCACGCCAACGGCTGGCAGGGGCAGATTGTCTATCAAGAGCCGGAGGGGGCTTTTCTGGCACGCCTCACCCCCTTCTGA
- a CDS encoding ABC transporter substrate-binding protein, which yields MVAKSPPPIVYIALGLLLLWGGHRAWQAGYVRWPESISLPPVSLPGLGGGAQDLLLTSAERTLFADSSPAAVAAAELLRQGNLSAAIPVLEMGLQSNRNDPEARIFLNNARAQQQGSPLSLAVVVPISSNPNRAKETLRGVAQAQEELFQQGGIGGRLLRVVIADDGDNPERATAVAKALVSQPEILGVIGHNTSDATLAAAEVYQPAGLAMISSTSTSTRISMLGDAIFRTVPSDQVAGTQLARYALSTLRLQRVAIFYNPNSAYSTSLRDAFASTLTSEGGIVLAEFDLSASDFNPQASLQRAVGQGAQVAFLAPTASVAEKALAVARENAVAGKPLALLGGDVLFSLTTLQDGGAAVEGLVVAVPWHPQVPRNREFAQKAAQLWGGQVSWRTALAYDATRVFLQAFSQGATSRNAVLARLQDPNFLLQDGASGEVRFLPSGDRNAPHVLVRVEPGNRSGTGYDFVPLP from the coding sequence ATGGTTGCCAAGTCTCCACCACCCATTGTCTACATTGCCTTGGGGCTATTGCTACTCTGGGGCGGTCATCGCGCTTGGCAGGCGGGCTATGTTCGCTGGCCGGAAAGCATTTCTCTACCGCCAGTATCGCTGCCAGGGTTGGGGGGTGGAGCACAAGATCTGCTCCTGACCAGCGCCGAGCGCACCTTGTTTGCCGATAGCAGTCCCGCTGCCGTTGCCGCTGCAGAGCTGTTGCGCCAAGGTAACCTCAGCGCAGCCATCCCGGTGTTGGAGATGGGGCTGCAAAGCAACCGCAACGACCCGGAAGCTCGCATTTTCTTGAACAATGCCCGTGCCCAGCAGCAGGGCAGTCCCTTGAGCCTGGCGGTGGTGGTGCCCATCTCCAGCAACCCCAACCGCGCCAAAGAGACCCTGCGCGGGGTGGCGCAAGCTCAGGAGGAGCTTTTCCAACAGGGGGGAATCGGAGGACGGCTGCTGCGGGTAGTGATTGCCGACGATGGCGACAACCCTGAGCGAGCAACGGCGGTGGCCAAGGCTCTGGTGAGCCAGCCCGAGATCTTGGGGGTGATTGGCCATAACACCAGCGACGCCACCCTGGCTGCAGCCGAGGTTTATCAGCCTGCCGGCTTGGCCATGATCTCCTCCACCTCCACCAGCACCCGCATCAGCATGCTGGGGGATGCCATTTTTCGCACCGTGCCCTCGGATCAAGTGGCCGGCACGCAACTGGCCCGTTATGCTCTCAGCACGTTGCGGCTGCAAAGGGTGGCCATCTTCTACAACCCCAACAGCGCTTACAGTACCAGCCTGCGGGACGCCTTTGCCTCCACCCTGACCAGCGAAGGGGGCATCGTGCTGGCGGAGTTCGACTTATCGGCGTCGGACTTCAACCCCCAGGCCAGCCTGCAAAGGGCCGTCGGCCAAGGAGCCCAGGTAGCTTTTTTAGCTCCCACGGCTTCCGTAGCCGAAAAAGCGCTGGCCGTAGCCCGCGAGAACGCTGTAGCTGGTAAGCCCCTTGCTCTTCTGGGCGGCGATGTGCTCTTCAGCCTCACCACATTGCAAGACGGGGGAGCAGCGGTAGAAGGCTTGGTGGTGGCGGTACCCTGGCATCCCCAGGTGCCGCGCAACCGCGAGTTTGCCCAGAAGGCAGCCCAGCTCTGGGGAGGGCAGGTGAGCTGGCGCACCGCTCTGGCTTATGATGCCACCCGGGTTTTCTTGCAAGCTTTCAGCCAAGGAGCCACCAGCCGCAACGCTGTGCTGGCCCGTTTGCAGGATCCCAACTTCCTCCTCCAGGACGGCGCTTCCGGAGAAGTGCGCTTCTTGCCCTCCGGCGACCGCAATGCTCCCCATGTGCTGGTGCGGGTTGAGCCCGGCAACCGCTCCGGTACCGGCTACGATTTTGTGCCTCTCCCCTAG